The following nucleotide sequence is from Psychroserpens sp. Hel_I_66.
TAAAATTTGAAACTGCAATCCTTTTATTCCTAGCGGAAAAATATCACGAGTTAGGTTGGGTACAACAATTTCATTTAGGAGCATTAAGAAATAACAATCATAGAATGCACAGCATTTTAGGTCCAGATACAGGTTGGGATTCCATTGGAGATTACCAGCAAGCAGAAAAATTATCTGCATTTTTAAATGCTCTAGATAGTAAAGATAAATTAACAAAAACCATTATTTACAATTTAAACCCATCAGATAATGAAGTGATGGCAACCATGATTGGAAATTTTAATGATGGTAGCGTTAAAGGAAAAGTCCAATTTGGATCTGGATGGTGGTTCTTAGATCAAAAAGATGGGATGACCAAACAATTAAACGCCTTATCAAATATGGGCTTAATAAGCTGTTTTATTGGGATGTTGACGGACTCACGAAGTTTTCTTTCATTTCCAAGACATGAATATTTTAGAAGACTATTATGTAACCTATTAGGAGATGAAATCAAAAGGGGAGAATTACCAAAAGAAGAAATAGAGTGGATTGGTAAAATGGTTTCAGATATTAGTTATTTCAATGCAAAAGAATATTTTAATTTTTAAATTAAAGATTTATGATGGAAAGCACTGTATTCTTTGAAACAAATAGGCAGGAATGGGAGAACGTTGAAGATAAAATCAAAAGGCAAATTGTAGGATATGATGATACGATGATGATGGTAAATGTACGCTTCGAGAAGGGAGGGATTGGTCAATTACACCATCACGTTCATACACAAAGTACATTTATTTCCGAAGGTAAGTTTGAAGTGACTATTGGCGTAAATAAAAAAATCTTAAAAAAGGGAGATTCCTTTTTTGTTCCATCAAACACACCACACGGTGTAATTTGTATTGACGAAGGCATGTTGGTTGACGTTTTTACGCCTATGCGTGAAGATTTTGTAGACAAAAACTAGTCCTCATAAAATGAGATTAACAATTAGCCACTACGAGTAAAATGGTTTTAGATATTAGTTATTTCAATGCAAAAGAATATTTTAATTTTTAAATAATTTTCAAACCCAGTTTAAAATGATCTTAATACAGAAATTATTACGTTACGTCTCTATAGTTGTTTTAGTCTGTAGTTGTGATCATGTAAGCGATACCAGAACTATTAAGCTTGCACATAGCTTAGATGTCAATCACTCAGTGCATAAAGCAATGGTTAAAATGGGTGAGGATTTAATTGAGATTTCCGGAGGAAAAATGCAATTGGAAATTTATCCAAGTCAGCAATTAGGTACAGAACGAGAATGTATCGAGCTGCTGCAAATTGGTAGCCTGGACATGACTAAAGTTTCGGTTGGTGTCATGGAGAACTTTGCACCTCGCATGAAGGTCTTTGGCCTACCTTATTTATTTAGGGATCGAGCGCATTCCTTTTCAGTTTTAGATGGACCAATTGGTCAAGAATTACTAGATGAGGGTACGCAATATTGGATTAAAGGATTAGGATATTATGATGCAGGAAGCAGAAGCTTTTACACAAAAGACAAACCTATTAATACTCCAGAAGATTTACAGGGATTGAAGATTAGAGTCATGGAGAGTGTCACTGCTATGGATATGGTGAAGAGTCTGGGTGGCTCTCCAACGCCAATTTCTTGGGGAGAATTATACACCTCATTACAGCAAGGTGTTGTGGATGGCGCAGAAAATAATCCACCTAGTTTTTTCTTGTCAAGACATTACGAAGTTTGCAAATACTACTCTTTAGATGAGCACACGGTTTTACCAGATGTTCTAATTATAGGGACCCATATTTGGGACCGACTGTCTGAACAGGAAAAAATTTGGCTTCAACAAGCTGTGGATCAATCTGTAATATACCAGCGTGAACTTTGGGCAGATGCCGAAAAAGAAGCTCTAGACGAAGTTCAAAAAGCAGGAGTAACAGTCGTGAGACCAGATAAAAAGGCGTTTTCAGATGATGTGGAAGGAGTTTACGATGCCTACGGAAAAGATAAAGACATGCTTAATTTGATAGAGCGCATTAAAAAAACGAACTAAAATGGCATTAAGACAAAAAATAGATAAAACATTAGGTAATATTCTTATTATCATAATGGGAGTAATGGTCATAAATGTGATTTGGCAGGTATTTACAAGATTTGTAGTTGGTACACCAAGTTCATTTACAGATGAATTGGCACGTTATTTAATGATTTGGTTAGGAATTCTCGGTGCAGCTTATGTGTCAGGACGAAATATGCATGTAGCCATTGATGTGTTGCCACAAAGAGCATCAACAAAAACACAACGAAAATTAAAACTTACGGTTTATGTGCTTATTATTCTATTTGCCTTTTTTGCAATGGTTTTAGGAGGAAGTCGATTGGTTTATATTACGTATGTTTTAGATCAGCAATCTCCAGCACTACAGTTGCCCTTGGCATTTGTGTATTTAGCAATCCCCTTGAGTGGCATCCTAATTATGTATTACAAAATTTCAGACATCATTAATACCAAATAACATGGATTATATACCAATTTTAGTTTTAGTCGTTAGTTTTATCGGCTTATTATCTATAGGAACTCCAGTTGCTTGGAGCATTTCCATTTCATCTGTATTAACGATGTTAGTAAGTATTCCCGCTTTTCCAGCATTTACTACAGTGTCTCAAAGAATGGGAACTGGTTTAGATAGTTTCGCATTATTGGCCATACCGTTTTTTATTCTCTCTGGACAACTCATGAATAAAGGAGGAATTGCACATAGACTCATCGCATTCGCTAAAACATTGGTGGGCTCGTTGCCTGGAGGATTGGCATTGATTAATGTTATTGGTGCTATGTTAATGGGAGCAATTGCAGGATCTGCAATGGCTTCAGCTTCTGCGATGGGAAGTATTCTTGGTCCAGAAATGGAAAAGGAAGGCTATTCTAAAGAGTTTGGCGCTGCTGTAAATATTACTTCGGCAACAACAGGTTTGATTATTCCGCCAAGTAATGTTTTGATTGTGTATTCTTTGGCGAGTGGAGGCGTTTCAATTGCAGCCTTGTTTTTGGCTGGCTATATTCCGGGAATTTTAACCGGACTATTTTTAATGGTAGTAGCTTCATTTTGGGCAAAAAAGAAAAAGTATAAACTAGGAGATAGAAGTTCACTAAAAGAAGTATTTAAGACATTTGTTGATGCTGTACCAAGTTTATTTCTATTGGTCATAGTCATTGGCGGAATCGTGACCGGGATTTTCACAGCAACTGAAGCTTCTGCAATAGCAGTACTGTATACGCTCATTTTAGGATTTGTGTATAAAGAAATTAATATGAAATCACTTCCAGAAATCCTATTGGATTCTTCATGTACAACTGCAGTTGTAATGCTTTTAATTGGTGCTTCCATGAGTATGTCTTGGGTGATGTCTTATGAAAATATACCACAGGATATTAGTTCTTCATTATTAGCAATTAGTGATAACAAGATTATTATTCTTTTAATTATCAACCTTATACTGTTATTTGTAGGGATCTTTATGGATATGACGCCAGCAGTCCTCATTTTTACACCTATATTTTTACCTGTAGTTGTTGGTCTGGGGATGGATCCTGTACACTTTGGAATTATTATGGTACTTAACTTATGTATAGGGCTCTGTACGCCACCTGTCGGCTCAGTCCTCTTTGTTGGTGTTGGTGTCGCCCAAACCACCATTCAAAAGGTTATGAAGCCATTGCTGCCTTTATTTCTGGCAATGGTAGTCGCCTTGTTTTTAGTAACTTATTTTCCTCAATTAACCCTTTGGTTACCAAGTTTGTTCAACTTATAAATTAGAATCACATGTCAATAACTAAACATAAACAATTAAATAGAGCCAATATTGGGCTAGAAAAAAAACTTCCAATTAAAGTCGTTCAGTTTGGAGAAGGAAATTTCTTGAGAGCTTTCGTAGAATACGCTATACAGCAATTAAATAATTCAGCTGGATTTAATGCAGGTGTAGCAGTTGTTCAGCCGATTGAAAGAGGGATGGTGGATATGCTTAATGATCAGGATGGATTATACACCCTATTCTTAAAAGGGATTCAAAGGGGCGAGGAAATTCAGAAGAAAGAATTAATAACCAATATTGTAAAAGGGATCAACCCTTATATAGATTTTGACCAATATTTAAACTTAGCAAAAGAGGAAGAGCTAGAATTTATAATTTCAAATACAACTGAAGCTGGAATTACGTACGTAGAAAGTGACACGATGGAGATGCAACCACCAAGTTCTTTTCCAGCAAAGTTAACAGTCTTGTTGAACGAAAGATTTAATTTTTTTAATGGAGCTTCAGATAAAGGTTTGACCATTATTCCATGCGAATTAATCAATAACAATTCTGAACAATTAAAAGAGATTATTTTAAAATATGCCAACGACTGGAAATTGGGCAAAGACTTCGTAAACTGGATCAATAACGATTGCTCTTTCCACAGCACGCTGGTTGATAGAATCGTGCCTGGTTATCCAAAAGACGACATTCAAGCTTATAATAATCAACTGGATTATGAAGATAATTTAATTGTTGCTGCTGAAGTTTTTTTACTTTGGGTCATTGAAGGTGGCGATGCATTAAAGAAAAAATTACCATTTCATAAAACCGATCTAGATGTTAAGATTGTAAAAGATATGCAACCTTATCGTACAAGAAAAGTGAGGATTTTAAATGGAGCACACACCTCGATGGTGCCATTTTCTTTACTCTACGGAAATGAAACTGTAAAAGAAACGGTAGATAATGAGTTTACTGGAAATTTCGTGAACAAAGCAATATTTGACGAAATTAACGACGTGCTTCCGATGGATAGAAGTGAATTGAATAGTTTTGCTGAAGCAGTTTTAGATCGTTTTAGAAACCCATTCATCAAACATAAACTGGCAGACATTGCATTAAACTCAATTTCAAAATTTAAGGTGCGCGTCTTACCAAGTTTATTGGAGTTTCAATCTAAAAACGGAAAGTTACCAACTAACCTAACCTTTGCATTAGCCTGTTTAATTCGGTTTTACAAAGGGACTTGGCAAGGAAAGGGTTTGCCAATAAAAGATAGTGAGGATGTTGTTTTAGCATTTCAGAATATATGGAAAGCAAACACATCAAAAGAAGTAGCAATTTCCAGCTTACAGCAAACGGATTTTTGGGATGAAGATCTCACAAAAATTCCAGACTTAACAGAAGCGATTACATTAGCTTTAAATGAAATTGAAGCCAACGGAATAGAAAATGGCTTAGCTAATTTTAGCAAGACCTATTAAATTATACAATACAGCATCATTATGCAGAAGAGATTAATAAAAGTTCACCCGTCAGACAACGTAGCAGTTGCTCTTGTCAATTTAAAATCGGGTGATGTTATTTCATTTGAAAATCAAGATATACATGTCGTTTCAGATGTCAAGGCAAAACACAAAATTGCACTAGAGACTTTTCAAAAAGGAGCCTCAATAATGATGTATGGTGTGTTGGTTGGTAAGGCGAATTCAGTTATTGAAAAGGGAGATGTTTTAACTATTGAAAATGTAAAACACCAAAGTGCAAAAGTAAGTCACAAAACAGATACTATTGGTTGGACAAAACCTAATGTAGAAAGATGGAAGGATAAAACGTTTATGGGTTATCATAGAGAAGATGGACAAGTAGGTACTGCAAATACGTGGTTGTTTTTTCCTTTGGTGTTTTGTGAAAATAAAAACATAGAAAAACTAAGAGATATTTTTGAGAGAGAGTTACTAACAAAAAAGGTAAACTCACATCAAATGCTATTGCGATCTTTGATAAATGATAATGACAATACTGAAGAAGAACAACTAGAAACTACCAAGGTTTTTGAAAATATTGATGTAAAATTCATCACACATCCAGGAGGCTGTGGCGGTATTCGTCAAGATTCTGAAAGTTTAGCAAGATTATTGGCAGGTTACGTAAAAAATCCAAACGTGGCTGGCGCAACAGTTTTGAGTTTAGGCTGTCAAAATTTGCAAATAGATATCTTTAACAAGGCATTAGAGGCTATAAGTCCAGATAATAAAAAACCTGTGTTGATGTATGAGCAGCAACAAATGGGAACAGTGGATGAAATGCTATCAGCTATTATCAAAAGTTCGTATGTAGCCATTAAAGAAGCTAATAAAATAGAGAGAACACCAGCACCTTTATCTAAATTAAAAGTAGGTTTAGAATGTGGAGGATCTGATGGTTTTTCTGGTATTTCTGCAAATCCAACATTAGGTTATACCTCAGATATGTTAGTGGCTTTAGGCGGAACAGCAATTTTAGCTGAATTTCCAGAATTGTGTGGCGTTGAGCAGGAATTGGTAAATCGTTGCGAAACAGAAAGTGCTGCAAATAGATTTTTAGATTTGATGCAAGCTTTTGAGAAATCTGTTGTAGATGCAGGTTCTGGTTTTGATATGAATCCATCTCCAGGGAACATTAAAGATGGATTAATAACAGATGCCATGAAATCTGCAGGAGCAGCTAAAAAAGGCGGGACATCTCCAGTGGTAGATGTTTTAGATTATGGTGAGTATGTCACTAAGCCTGGTTTAAATCTTTTATGCACTCCAGGAAATGATGTAGAAAGTACAACAGCTATGGTAGGTTCTGGAGCAAATATTGTGCTATTTACAACAGGTTTGGGAACTCCAACGGGAAATCCTATTACTCCTGTAATTAAAGTGTCTTCAAATTCTGAATTAGCTCAAAAAATGAGTGATATTATTGATGTAGATACAGGACCAGTTATAAAAGGGGAGAAGTCAATTGAAGAAATGGCTGAAACAATGTTGAGTTATATTGTTGAAGTTGCAAGCGGACGAACTGAATCTAAAGCAAGCCTGTTGAATCAAAATGATTTTATTCCGTGGAAAAGAGGAGTGTCACTTTAATAAAGTTAAGAATATTAATGACTTTGTTTCAATGAAGATTTACGAATGATCAATTCGGGTTGTAATACTATTTGTTGTTGTTCCTTTGTCTTAACATCAGCATCTACTTCTTCCAAAAAGAGCTTTGCAGCTCTCCTTCCCATTTCTATTGGTGATTGATCTACAGAGGTTATAGATAGTTCCATAAAACGAGTAAAAGGTTCATTACTAAATCCAATAACGCTAATATCTTCTGGGATTCTGAGGCCACTTTCTTTAATTTCCTCAATAGCTCCCAAAGCTGTAAAATCACTAGATGAGAAAATGGCATCTGGAGGTATTGCCATATTCAACAATTGCTTGGTTACTTTTCTACCTTCATCAACTTTACTAAAAGTTTCAATAACCAAACTTTCATCAAATTCCAGACCGTGATCTATAATGGCTTGTTTGTAACCTAAATATCGATTTTTAAATATCTCTAGAGAACGATCGTTTGATAAATGGGCAATTCTTTTGCAACCTTGTTCTATTAAATGTTTTGTAGCTATATAAGACCCACTAAAATCATCAATGGTTACTGAGCTAACGCCAGAAATGTCTTTTTTTCTATCAAAGAATATTAAAGGAACTTGCTTTTGGGCAATATTATTAAATATTTTGTTTTTAGTTTTAGAATTGGAGATAGACATTAAAATCCCATCAACCTGTGCATTTAATAACGAATTGATATTACCTGTTTCTAATTTTTCTTGATCATGGGTTTGGCAAATTATAACGTGATACCCTTTAGGGTACAATTCCTCTTCAATACCTCTAATAACTGAAGCGAAGAAGTTACTATCTATTCTAGGTACTATCACACCAACATTATAACTTTTGCCACTTTTAAGTGCTCTGGCTAAGGTGTTTTGTTCATAGTTCATTTCAGTAGCAGTATCCTGAACTAATTTTCTCGTTTTTTCACTAATTTTAATATTATTATTAAGAGCCCTAGATACCGTTGCTGCTGTTAATTCTAACTTTTTAGCAATATCATAAATAGTTACTTTTTTCTTCATAATTTTGATTAACGATATGACTCGTAAATTTACATCTTTTATTTATATTAAAACTTTTGTTTTTAGAGACTAAATTTACTAATATTATGTAATCGATTGCACAAATAATAATTATTATTAATTAAATGAAAATTTGCTATGATAAAATTTTTTAAACTAGTCTGTGTAATAACATTTTTATTAGGTTGCCTGCTTCCTTTGAATTGCAGTAGCGATGATGCCAATGATGAGAATCCATCTGAGAATCCTTCGGAAATTTTAGTAACAGCTATCTCGATATTTGGAGCCAATATCAGTAATGGAGGTTCTAATCAGTTATCTGTTGGAGTCGTTCCCAACAATGCAACTAATGCTGCGGTAACTTGGAGTGTTTCTGATACTTCAATTGCTACAATTTCTGAAACTGGATTATTAACTGCAGTATCCAATGGAACTGTGACAGTGATTGCCTCAGCAACCGATGGTTCTGGCGTTTCCGGAGAAAAAGAATTTGCAATTGCTGGCGTTGCGGATAATGTTGAAGGGGTTGTCGTTCAAACTTCCGCAGAAATCTTAACAGCAATTGCAAATGCGTCTCAAGGAGATACTATTTATGTTATTGGCGGAGAATATATGTTCACCTCAACCATACAAATTACAGGTAGTGGAACTAACGGGAATTTGATATCAATTTTACCGTATCCTACCAATACGATAAGACCTAAATTTAATTTTTCGTCTATGTCTGAAAATTCATCCAATAGAGGCATTGAGTTGTCTGGAAGTTATTGGTATATAAAAGGCATTGATGTTTTTGCAGCTGGAGATAATGGGATGCATATTACGGGAGATCATAATTTAATTGAATTTTGCACTTTCAGTGAAAATGCAGACACTGGATTGCAAATAGATAATGGAGCTGTAAATAACACTATTTTGAATTGTGACTCTTTTTTTAATGCAGATTCTACATTAGAAAATGCAGATGGATTTGCGTGCAAACTCAATGCAGGATCTGGAAATAAATTTTTTGGTTGTAGAGCTTGGCAAAACCTCGATGATGGTTGGGATGGCTATTTAAGAGAAACAGATAATGTTACAACTTATTATGAAAATTGCTGGGCGTTTAAAAACGGATATTTGATGAATGGAACTGTTGGTGCTGGAGACGGTAATGGTTTTAAAACTGGAGGAAGTGACGATAAAACGTTAAAGCATAATGCGAGTTATAAAAATTGCATATCTGCAGGAAATCTTTTTGATGGATTTGATCATAATAGTAATAGAGGTGATATTGAAATTTATAACTGTTCAGCATTTAGCAATGGTAGAAATATAAGTTTTAGCTCTACAAATATTATAAATTCCTTAATTATTAAAAACACGTTGTCTTTTGACGGAAATACTAATGATAGCTTTTCGGCAACTACAGCTGATATTACAAATAACGGTTGGCAAAATGGATTAGTGACTTCTGCAGCAGATTTTGTGTCTATTGATATAGATCTGCTAGCATCACCAAGAAATGAAGATGGGAGTTTGCCAAGTATTGACTTTTTAAAGTTAATTTCTAGTAGCGATTTAATAGATGCAGGAGTAAATGTAGGATTACCTTTTAACGGATCTGCACCAGATATAGGAGCATTTGAATTTGAATAATTGTATCAACTAACATTTAAGAAACAGCCTTTAAAATAACTATTTTAAAGGCTGTTTCTTATTATTTAGATACCAATTAAACTATTGGCATAAACCTCTATATTATTATAATTTTTATCTAGAGTGTTTGACTTAGCGTCTTGTATTTTACACTTTAATTTAAGTTTTCTCTCCCATTTATTTGGTATGCCATCATTATCTGTATCTTTTTTTGCACTTTTAGATGTAATGATAGGCCAACCACCAACATCTTTT
It contains:
- a CDS encoding UxaA family hydrolase produces the protein MQKRLIKVHPSDNVAVALVNLKSGDVISFENQDIHVVSDVKAKHKIALETFQKGASIMMYGVLVGKANSVIEKGDVLTIENVKHQSAKVSHKTDTIGWTKPNVERWKDKTFMGYHREDGQVGTANTWLFFPLVFCENKNIEKLRDIFERELLTKKVNSHQMLLRSLINDNDNTEEEQLETTKVFENIDVKFITHPGGCGGIRQDSESLARLLAGYVKNPNVAGATVLSLGCQNLQIDIFNKALEAISPDNKKPVLMYEQQQMGTVDEMLSAIIKSSYVAIKEANKIERTPAPLSKLKVGLECGGSDGFSGISANPTLGYTSDMLVALGGTAILAEFPELCGVEQELVNRCETESAANRFLDLMQAFEKSVVDAGSGFDMNPSPGNIKDGLITDAMKSAGAAKKGGTSPVVDVLDYGEYVTKPGLNLLCTPGNDVESTTAMVGSGANIVLFTTGLGTPTGNPITPVIKVSSNSELAQKMSDIIDVDTGPVIKGEKSIEEMAETMLSYIVEVASGRTESKASLLNQNDFIPWKRGVSL
- a CDS encoding TRAP transporter small permease, producing MALRQKIDKTLGNILIIIMGVMVINVIWQVFTRFVVGTPSSFTDELARYLMIWLGILGAAYVSGRNMHVAIDVLPQRASTKTQRKLKLTVYVLIILFAFFAMVLGGSRLVYITYVLDQQSPALQLPLAFVYLAIPLSGILIMYYKISDIINTK
- a CDS encoding LacI family DNA-binding transcriptional regulator, with the translated sequence MKKKVTIYDIAKKLELTAATVSRALNNNIKISEKTRKLVQDTATEMNYEQNTLARALKSGKSYNVGVIVPRIDSNFFASVIRGIEEELYPKGYHVIICQTHDQEKLETGNINSLLNAQVDGILMSISNSKTKNKIFNNIAQKQVPLIFFDRKKDISGVSSVTIDDFSGSYIATKHLIEQGCKRIAHLSNDRSLEIFKNRYLGYKQAIIDHGLEFDESLVIETFSKVDEGRKVTKQLLNMAIPPDAIFSSSDFTALGAIEEIKESGLRIPEDISVIGFSNEPFTRFMELSITSVDQSPIEMGRRAAKLFLEEVDADVKTKEQQQIVLQPELIIRKSSLKQSH
- a CDS encoding TRAP transporter substrate-binding protein — translated: MILIQKLLRYVSIVVLVCSCDHVSDTRTIKLAHSLDVNHSVHKAMVKMGEDLIEISGGKMQLEIYPSQQLGTERECIELLQIGSLDMTKVSVGVMENFAPRMKVFGLPYLFRDRAHSFSVLDGPIGQELLDEGTQYWIKGLGYYDAGSRSFYTKDKPINTPEDLQGLKIRVMESVTAMDMVKSLGGSPTPISWGELYTSLQQGVVDGAENNPPSFFLSRHYEVCKYYSLDEHTVLPDVLIIGTHIWDRLSEQEKIWLQQAVDQSVIYQRELWADAEKEALDEVQKAGVTVVRPDKKAFSDDVEGVYDAYGKDKDMLNLIERIKKTN
- a CDS encoding tagaturonate reductase → MSITKHKQLNRANIGLEKKLPIKVVQFGEGNFLRAFVEYAIQQLNNSAGFNAGVAVVQPIERGMVDMLNDQDGLYTLFLKGIQRGEEIQKKELITNIVKGINPYIDFDQYLNLAKEEELEFIISNTTEAGITYVESDTMEMQPPSSFPAKLTVLLNERFNFFNGASDKGLTIIPCELINNNSEQLKEIILKYANDWKLGKDFVNWINNDCSFHSTLVDRIVPGYPKDDIQAYNNQLDYEDNLIVAAEVFLLWVIEGGDALKKKLPFHKTDLDVKIVKDMQPYRTRKVRILNGAHTSMVPFSLLYGNETVKETVDNEFTGNFVNKAIFDEINDVLPMDRSELNSFAEAVLDRFRNPFIKHKLADIALNSISKFKVRVLPSLLEFQSKNGKLPTNLTFALACLIRFYKGTWQGKGLPIKDSEDVVLAFQNIWKANTSKEVAISSLQQTDFWDEDLTKIPDLTEAITLALNEIEANGIENGLANFSKTY
- a CDS encoding right-handed parallel beta-helix repeat-containing protein, with amino-acid sequence MIKFFKLVCVITFLLGCLLPLNCSSDDANDENPSENPSEILVTAISIFGANISNGGSNQLSVGVVPNNATNAAVTWSVSDTSIATISETGLLTAVSNGTVTVIASATDGSGVSGEKEFAIAGVADNVEGVVVQTSAEILTAIANASQGDTIYVIGGEYMFTSTIQITGSGTNGNLISILPYPTNTIRPKFNFSSMSENSSNRGIELSGSYWYIKGIDVFAAGDNGMHITGDHNLIEFCTFSENADTGLQIDNGAVNNTILNCDSFFNADSTLENADGFACKLNAGSGNKFFGCRAWQNLDDGWDGYLRETDNVTTYYENCWAFKNGYLMNGTVGAGDGNGFKTGGSDDKTLKHNASYKNCISAGNLFDGFDHNSNRGDIEIYNCSAFSNGRNISFSSTNIINSLIIKNTLSFDGNTNDSFSATTADITNNGWQNGLVTSAADFVSIDIDLLASPRNEDGSLPSIDFLKLISSSDLIDAGVNVGLPFNGSAPDIGAFEFE
- a CDS encoding cupin domain-containing protein, which encodes MMESTVFFETNRQEWENVEDKIKRQIVGYDDTMMMVNVRFEKGGIGQLHHHVHTQSTFISEGKFEVTIGVNKKILKKGDSFFVPSNTPHGVICIDEGMLVDVFTPMREDFVDKN
- a CDS encoding TRAP transporter large permease, with protein sequence MDYIPILVLVVSFIGLLSIGTPVAWSISISSVLTMLVSIPAFPAFTTVSQRMGTGLDSFALLAIPFFILSGQLMNKGGIAHRLIAFAKTLVGSLPGGLALINVIGAMLMGAIAGSAMASASAMGSILGPEMEKEGYSKEFGAAVNITSATTGLIIPPSNVLIVYSLASGGVSIAALFLAGYIPGILTGLFLMVVASFWAKKKKYKLGDRSSLKEVFKTFVDAVPSLFLLVIVIGGIVTGIFTATEASAIAVLYTLILGFVYKEINMKSLPEILLDSSCTTAVVMLLIGASMSMSWVMSYENIPQDISSSLLAISDNKIIILLIINLILLFVGIFMDMTPAVLIFTPIFLPVVVGLGMDPVHFGIIMVLNLCIGLCTPPVGSVLFVGVGVAQTTIQKVMKPLLPLFLAMVVALFLVTYFPQLTLWLPSLFNL